One Acidobacteriota bacterium DNA segment encodes these proteins:
- a CDS encoding polymer-forming cytoskeletal protein, whose translation MWKPANPPATPAAKTTTPEPEKNVMSTTPQNLNPMGEPTPASAPRNAALNPTEQATIGKSLVIKGEVSGSESLYIDGRVEGAINLAGNRVTVGRNGVVNANVVAREIVVIGKVKGNLNASDRVDIRNEGSLTGDVIAQRISIEDGAFFKGGIDIQKPGSRANGKSDEKMPTTTATSTSTSPTASATA comes from the coding sequence ATGTGGAAGCCCGCGAATCCCCCCGCCACCCCCGCAGCGAAGACCACTACCCCCGAACCGGAGAAGAATGTTATGAGCACGACCCCGCAGAACCTGAATCCGATGGGCGAACCCACGCCGGCGTCCGCGCCGCGTAATGCCGCTCTGAACCCCACTGAACAGGCCACGATCGGCAAGTCGCTCGTGATCAAAGGCGAAGTGAGCGGCTCGGAGTCGCTCTACATCGATGGCCGGGTGGAAGGCGCCATCAACTTGGCGGGCAATCGCGTGACCGTGGGCCGCAACGGCGTGGTGAACGCCAACGTGGTGGCGCGCGAGATCGTCGTGATCGGCAAGGTGAAGGGCAACCTGAACGCCAGCGATCGTGTGGACATCCGCAACGAAGGCTCGCTCACCGGCGACGTTATCGCGCAGCGCATCTCCATCGAAGACGGCGCCTTCTTCAAGGGCGGCATCGACATCCAGAAACCCGGCAGCCGCGCGAATGGCAAGTCGGACGAGAAGATGCCGACGACCACCGCGACCTCGACTTCGACTTCGCCGACCGCTTCCGCCACCGCGTAG